From a single Gadus morhua chromosome 3, gadMor3.0, whole genome shotgun sequence genomic region:
- the LOC115540851 gene encoding axin-2 — translation MSRTLTEHISGGFREDAPRPPVPGEEGEASCYNPSKASKMRAVNKVIKEVPSVSPGSTTARRNEDGLGEPEGSASPDSPLVRWSKSLHFLLSDQDGALLFRNFLEREKCVDTLDFWFACNGFRQMDLKDTKTLRVAKVIFKRYIENNSIVSKQLKPATKTFIKDSIKKQQIDSAMFDQAQTEIQSTMEENAYQMFLTSDIYLEYVRNGCESAAYANHSGLGSLRLMCGYLPPLMEEEEWSCSDLKAKTLASVVGLSANSLRATATIRTAAEMLDQGCRSHRRGDPASPYFVNSGYAFAPATSANDSEISSDAMTDDSMSMTDSSVDGIPPYKQGTKKKLQREMCRSVKINGLVSLPHFPRTHRLPKEMAPMEPRAFAAQLIARLEKLKREQDTRSTLEEKLQQIQEEEERDENGETHPLLPCSGGGGGGGGGGQCDEDPQAILDEHLSRVLKTPGCQSPGLVRYSPRSRSPERCDAAAAAAAAVVASLPTVPFPGTKHIHHHYVHHHAGPRTKEQTEAEAAQRVQCLCPPGSADFAPVRCSTLSKRPAKLFEEGMSGSPLPLDTSDRSQNVWQWILESERQGKHKPHSTQSLKKSHPVDSPTKTLPGRTHAPWGGGGLGSGGHLRSHHPGHPFIQDPAMPPLPPPNTLAQLEEACRRLEEVSKPPKQRHSAASAGSLQRDRSHSTAACPSGSTPPASSAVQTDLSKELMVTYFFCGEEIPYRSMMKAHSLTLGHFKEQLSKKGNYRYYFKKASDEFECGAVFEEVADDVSALPMYEGKVLGKVEKMD, via the exons ATGAGCAGGACGCTTACGGAGCACATCAGCGGTGGCTTCCGAGAAGATGCTCCTCGCCCTCCGGTaccgggggaggagggagaggcgtCATGCTACAACCCAAGCAAGGCTTCCAAAATGAGGGCTGTGAACAAGGTGATTAAAGAGGTACCTTCCGTGTCTCCCGGCTCCACCACGGCAAGGCGGAACGAAGATGGACTAGGGGAGCCGGAGGGGAGCGCGTCTCCGGACTCGCCTCTCGTCCGGTGGTCCAAGTCGTTGCATTTCCTCCTGAGCGACCAGGACGGGGCTCTTCTCTTCAGGAACTTTTTGGAGCGGGAGAAATGCGTGGACACTTTGGACTTCTGGTTCGCCTGCAATGGCTTCAGGCAAATGGACTTAAAGGATACCAAAACGCTACGAGTCGCCAAAGTTATTTTTAAGCGGTACATCGAGAACAACAGCATCGTTTCCAAGCAGTTAAAGCCCGCCACCAAGACGTTCATAAAGGATAGTATTAAGAAACAACAAATAGACTCTGCGATGTTTGATCAAGCACAAACGGAAATTCAGTCTACCATGGAGGAGAACGCGTACCAGATGTTTTTGACGTCTGATATATACCTCGAATACGTGCGTAACGGTTGCGAGAGTGCAGCGTATGCAAACCACAGTGGTCTCGGGAGCCTGCGGCTGATGTGTGGATATCTTCCACCTCtcatggaggaagaggagtggagtTGCAGTGACTTGAAGGCGAAAACGTTGGCGTCCGTGGTCGGGCTCTCGGCGAACTCCTTGAGGGCTACCGCAACGATCCGGACAGCAGCTGAAATGCTGGACCAGGGATGCAG GTCCCACCGGAGAGGAGACCCCGCCAGCCCCTACTTTGTCAACTCGGGCTACGCCTTCGCCCCCGCCACCAGTGCCAACGACAGCGAGATCTCCAGCGACGCCATGACGGACGACTCCATGTCCATGACGGACAGTAGTGT AGATGGGATCCCGCCGTACAAGCAGGGCACAAAGAAGAAGCTCCAGCGCGAGATGTGTCGCAGTGTCAAAATCAACGGCCTAGTCTCCCTACCCCACTTTCCT aGGACGCACAGGCTGCCCAAGGAGATGGCCCCCATGGAGCCCCGGGCCTTTGCCGCCCAGCTCATCGCGCGGCTGGAGAAGCTCAAGAGGGAGCAGGACACCCGCAGCACGCTGGAGGAGAAGCTTCAGCAGATACAGGAG gaggaggagagagacgagaaTGGCGAGACACACCCCCTTCTGCcctgcagcggcggcggcggcggcggcggcggcggtggccagTGCGACGAGGACCCCCAGGCCATCCTAGACGAGCACCTGTCGCGCGTGCTCAAGACGCCGGGCTGCCAGTCGCCCGGTCTGGTGCGGTACTCGCCGCGCTCCCGCTCGCCGGAGCGGTgcgacgcggcggcggcggcggcggcggcggtggtggcgtcGCTGCCGACCGTGCCCTTCCCGGGGACCAagcacatccaccaccactacgTCCACCACCACGCCGGGCCCCGCACCAAGGAGCAGACGGAGGCCGAGGCGGCGCAGAGGGTCCAGTGCCTCTGCCCCCCCGGCAGCGCCGACTTCGCCCCTGT TCGCTGTAGCACTTTGTCCAAACGGCCGGCCAAGCTCTTCGAGGAGGGCATGTCGGGCTCGCCCCTGCCCCTGGACACCTCGGACCGCTCGCAGAACGTGTGGCAGTGGATCCTGGAGAGCGAGAGGCAGGGGAAGCACAAGCCACACAG CACTCAGAGCCTGAAGAAGTCCCACCCCGTGGACTCGCCGACTAAGACCCTGCCCGGAAGAACGCACGCTCCctggggcggcggcggcctcggCAGCGGGGGTCACCTCCGCAGCCACCACCCGGGCCACCCCTTCATCCAGGACCCCGCCATGCCCCCCCTGCCTCCGCCCAACACCCTGGCCCAGCTAGAGGAGGCCTGTCGCAGGCTGGAGGAGGTGTCCAAGCCCCCCAAACagag ACACTCTGCAGCCAGCGCCGGCAGCCTTCAGAGAGACAGGAGTCATTCCACAGCTGCCTGTCCCAGCGGAAGCACCCCCCCAGCCAGCTCTGCAGTTCAAACAGACCT GTCCAAGGAGCTGATGGTCACCTACTTCTTCTGTGGCGAGGAGATCCCCTACCGCAGCATGATGAAGGCCCACAGCCTGACCCTGGGCCACTTCAAGGAACAGCTCAGCAAGAAAGGCAACTACAG GTACTACTTCAAGAAGGCCAGCGACGAGTTTGAGTGCGGTGCCGTGTTCGAGGAGGTGGCGGACGACGTCTCGGCGCTGCCCATGTACGAGGGCAAGGTGCTGGGCAAGGTGGAGAAGATGGACTGA